From Primulina tabacum isolate GXHZ01 chromosome 2, ASM2559414v2, whole genome shotgun sequence, one genomic window encodes:
- the LOC142528400 gene encoding ATP-dependent helicase BRM-like isoform X3, with product MQSGGGPQQGGGGHGRITAPSASASLSSSSSAAFDHQQQQRQSLQQQFLRRTEGNTALLAYQAGNINGALAGANVLASGSMQLPQQSRKLIDPGQHHAPPNIQDQGHNRIQGAEQQMLNPFQHTYLQHAFQAAQPKSTLGMQSQQQMKPGISFPLVKDEDTRMKNLIQVGNMSPASTSKKSSEQVVDGEKPADHNQRSISSEPRSSYPARLGQTMSSASMLGPHTQQNIMKMTNNPMAAQMQALQSLAREHNIDLSNPANANVIAQLIPLMQSRMVAQQKANDSNISIQSSSFSKPNSTSMQVARESSPHANSSSDVSGQSGSSKVRQVLSSSMGVTSSAALVDNSSNLSLQQFSAHVKDNQLTPRQPNIVGSGMPLFHPMQSPGNSSQGVESLMLAKASSISEASQAQYARKTNQSPRQSVNPSSDGEVGNLSTPAGGPFPQMRQSHVGFTKQQLHVLKAQILAFRRLKKGDSTLPRELLQAVSPPPLDLKIQQVLPPPGTASKDKSTGECVDEHVKSMESTQKVPQVVALAAGAGKVKEEVLRDVKATSSAANTQSTTPETKESRSVVPRGKEEHQDEGSSGKLEHGTDLGTQTPPIRSDVTVDRDKAVASKPVVSETIQVKKPIQASNATQPKDTGSTRKYHGPLFDFPVFTRKHDTLGSSMMNNNNNLVLAYDIKDLFSEEGGEICKRRRAEKIGKIEKLLSVNLERKKFKPDLVIRLQIESKKLQLVDLQARLRDEIEQQQIEIMTMPDRPYRKFVRLCERQRLELNRQSQASQKAVREKQLKSIFQWRKKLLEAHWIIRDARIARNRGVHKYHEKMLREFSKRKDDGRDKRMEALKNNDVERYREMLLEQQTNINGEAAERYAVLSSFLTQTEEYLHKLGSKITAAKNLQEVEEAGSSAVAAARAQGLSEEEVRAAAACAREEVMIRNRFTEMNAPKENTSVNKYYNLAHAVSERVTRQPSMLRAGTLRDYQLVGLQWMLSLYNNKLNGILADEMGLGKTVQVMSLIAYLMEFKGNYGPHLIIVPNAVLVNWKSEFHIWLPTVSCIFYVGGKDQRAKLFSQEVLAVKFNVLVTTYEFIMYDRSKLSKVDWKYIIIDEAQRMKDRESVLARDLDRYRCQRRLLLTGTPLQNDLKELWSLLNLLLPEVFDNRKAFHDWFSQPFQKEGPTHNAEDDWLETEKKVIVIHRLHQILEPFMLRRRVEDVEGSLPPKVSIVLKCRMSSIQSVIYDWIKSTGTLRVDPEDEKLKVQKNPIYQPKVYKTLNNRCMELRKSCNHPSLNYPYFSDFSKDFLVRSCGKLWVLDRVLIKLHRTGHRVLLFSTMTKLLDIVEEYLQWRRLVFRRIDGTTSLEDRESAIMDFNRPDTDCFIFLLSIRAAGRGLNLQSADTVIIYDPDPNPKNEEQAVARAHRIGQTREVKVIYMEAVVDKIPSHQKEDEIRSEGAVDSDDDLAGKDRYVGSIESLIRNNIQQYKIDMADEVINAGRFDQRTTHEERRLTLETLLHDEERYQETVHDVPSLHEVNRMISRSDAEVELFDQMDEELDWAEDMTRYDQVPKWLRASTKEVNTTISNLSKKSSKNVFYGGGVGLESSDIVHETERKRGRPKRKVPIYTELDDEEEEFSEASSEDRNRYSVQGVGETGDFEDDESTGAPRLNNEQSEEESPVSADGYQSQRALESIRNNHVLDEAGSSGSSSHSQRLLRMVSPSASSQKFGSLSALDDRSNSRSKKSVDELEEGEIAASGDSHIDHQQSGSWIQDRDEGEDEQVLQPKIKRKRSIRYRSRPADRLGEKYIKKSSLRHENRSQLQFQVEGRNAFQERDECAHNVGEPSSLKTDKNDLSMKNRSSLPSRKTSIANLHGSMKSGAVNYVSTPDYTREQPREKWDNKLKRPTGSVYKMSEVIQRKCKNVISKLQRRIDKEGHQIIPLLTELWKRIEKSNPVAGAGNNLLDFRRIDLRVDKSEYSGVMELVSDVQLVLKCGLQYYGFSYEVRSEAKKVHDLFFDILKIAFPDTDFREARNSMSFSGPISTPASASRQMLASQTKRQKLVKDVDSDNGHFQKPQTRAAIHTMEDTKTRSYNTQKELRLGSSSSRELSQQDNAHPFTHPGDFVICKKKRKDREKSAVKAAGNRSAGPLSPIGLGFNIKSPSSFSGTKDLGLMQQIGAQQSRAALSPQQGNSGGSAVGWANPVKRVRTDAGKRRPSHL from the exons ATGCAATCTGGCGGTGGGCCCCAGCAAGGCGGCGGCGGACATGGACGGATCACTGCCCCTTCAGCCTCTGCTTCGCTATCCTCGTCTTCATCTGCCGCATTTGATCACCAGCAGCAACAAAGACAG TCATTGCAGCAACAATTTTTGAGGAGAACCGAAGGGAATACTGCCCTTTTAGCCTACCAAGCTGGCAATATTAATGGGGCCCTTGCTGGAGCAAATGTTTTGGCATCTGGATCCATGCAATTACCTCAGCAATCCAGGAAGTTAATTGATCCGGGCCAACATCATGCCCCTCCTAATATTCAAGACCAGGGTCACAATAGGATTCAAGGTGCTGAACAACAGATGTTGAATCCTTTCCAACATACTTACTTGCAACATGCCTTTCAGGCTGCACAACCGAAATCAACGTTAGGGATGCAATCCCAGCAGCAGATGAAACCAGGGATATCTTTTCCTCTTGTCAAAGATGAAGATACGCGGatgaaaaatttgatccaaGTTGGGAATATGTCTCCGGCATCCACCTCCAAAAAATCATCTGAGCAGGTCGTTGACGGTGAGAAACCAGCAGATCATAATCAGCGGTCCATATCAAGCGAACCAAGATCTAGTTATCCTGCACGTCTTGGTCAAACTATGTCATCAGCATCCATGCTGGGGCCACATACCCAGCAAAATATCATGAAAATGACTAACAACCCCATGGCTGCACAAATGCAAGCCTTGCAGTCTTTGGCGCGAGAGCACAATATTGATCTGTCTAATCCTGCAAATGCAAATGTGATAGCTCAACTAATTCCCCTAATGCAATCCAGAATGGTTGCTCAGCAAAAAGCAAATGACAGCAATATCAGTATTCAGTCTTCATCTTTTTCAAAACCTAACAGTACTTCAATGCAAGTTGCAAGAGAAAGTTCACCCCATGCTAATTCCTCGAGCGATGTATCTGGGCAGTCTGGATCTTCAAAAGTTAGGCAGGTTTTGTCTAGTAGTATGGGTGTGACTTCTAGTGCTGCTCTGGTTGACAATTCTAGCAACCTATCACTGCAGCAGTTCTCTGCGCATGTTAAAGATAACCAACTGACTCCTAGACAACCAAATATTGTTGGAAGTGGAATGCCCCTATTTCATCCCATGCAATCACCTgggaattcaagccaaggtgtTGAAAGTTTAATGCTTGCGAAAGCTTCATCCATTTCAGAAGCTTCTCAGGCCCAGTATGCCAGGAAAACTAATCAATCTCCCCGACAATCTGTAAATCCATCTAGTGATGGGGAGGTGGGCAATTTGTCAACACCTGCTGGTGGACCATTTCCCCAGATGCGACAATCACATGTTGGATTTACAAAGCAGCAACTGCACGTACTTAAAGCACAAATACTTGCATTTAGGCGTCTGAAG AAAGGAGATTCAACTCTGCCACGTGAATTGCTCCAAGCTGTTTCCCCTCCACCACTTGATTTAAAGATACAGCAGGTATTGCCCCCTCCTGGGACTGCTAGCAAGGATAAGTCAACTGGAGAGTGTGTAGATGAGCATGTAAAATCTATGGAGTCAACTCAAAAAGTGCCTCAGGTTGTGGCTTTGGCTGCTGGAGCAGGTAAAGTGAAGGAGGAAGTTCTGAGAGATGTCAAGGCAACTTCTTCGGCTGCTAATACGCAAAGCACTACGCCTGAAACAAAGGAATCAAGATCTGTGGTTCCTCGTGGGAAAGAAGAACATCAAGATGAAGGATCTTCAGGGAAGTTGGAACATGGGACTGATCTTGGAACACAGACACCTCCTATTAGGAGTGATGTTACTGTAGATAGGGATAAAGCAGTTGCTTCGAAGCCAGTTGTTTCAGAAACAATTCAAGTTAAGAAACCTATTCAAGCAAGCAATGCAACTCAACCCAAGGATACTGGTTCAACTAGAAAGTATCATGGCCCTTTGTTTGATTTCCCAGTGTTTACTAGGAAACATGACACACTTGGGTCATCTATGAtgaacaataataataatctcGTTCTAGCTTATGATATTAAAGATCTTTTCTCCGAGGAAGGTGGAGAGATTTGTAAAAGGAGAAGGGCAGAAAAAATAGGAAAGATTGAAAAATTACTATCTGTAAACTTGGAGAGGAAGAAGTTTAAACCTGATCTTGTTATACGGCTACAAATTGAATCAAAAAAACTTCAGCTTGTAGATCTTCAGGCACGGTTGAGGGATGAGATTGAGCAACAACAAATAGAGATAATGACAATGCCTGATAGACCATATCGGAAATTTGTTCGACTATGCGAGCGTCAACGGCTAGAGCTAAACAGGCAATCTCAGGCTAGTCAGAAGGCAGTTAGAGAAAAGCAACTGAAATCCATATTTCAGTGGCGCAAGAAGCTTCTTGAGGCACACTGGATCATCCGCGACGCTCGAATTGCTCGCAATAGGGGAGTTCACAAGTATCATGAAAAAATGCTAAGGGAGTTTTCTAAGAGGAAAGATGATGGCCGTGATAAAAGGATGGAAGCACTGAAAAATAATGATGTGGAAAGATATAGGGAGATGTTGTTGGAACAACAAACTAACATCAACGGCGAGGCTGCAGAAAGATATGCTGTTCTGTCGTCATTCCTGACTCAAACTGAAGAATATCTTCACAAATTAGGAAGTAAAATAACAGCAGCTAAAAATCTTCAGGAGGTTGAGGAGGCAGGCAGTTCCGCCGTCGCCGCAGCACGTGCACAG GGTCTCTCGGAGGAAGAAGTAAGAGCTGCTGCTGCCTGTGCTAGAGAAGAAGTGATGATAAGGAATCGATTCACTGAGATGAATGCACCAAAAGAAAATACATCCGTTAACAA GTATTACAATCTCGCACATGCTGTTAGTGAAAGGGTCACTAGGCAGCCCTCGATGTTACGTGCTGGAACATTACGTGACTATCAGCTT GTTGGTTTGCAGTGGATGTTATCTTTGTACAACAACAAATTAAATGGAATCTTGGCCGACGAGATGGGTCTTGGGAAGACCGTTCAG GTCATGTCCTTGATTGCATATTTAATGGAGTTTAAAGGAAACTATGGTCCACATCTTATCATTGTTCCTAATGCTGTTCTGGTGAACTGGAAG AGTGAATTCCACATTTGGCTTCCAACTGTCTCCTGCATATTTTATGTTGGTGGAAAAGATCAAAGGGCAAAATTGTTTTCTCAA GAAGTCTTAGCGGTGAAGTTTAATGTCCTTGTGACAACCTATGAGTTCATTATGTATGATCGGTCAAAACTTTCAAAAGTTGATTGGAAGTATATTATAATTGATGAAGCACAACGAATGAAGGACAGAGAGTCAGTTCTAGCTCGTGATCTTGATAGATATCGATGCCAAAGGCGCTTGCTTCTCACTGGAACACCATTGCAG AATGATCTTAAAGAACTATGGTCCCTTTTAAACCTATTGCTCCCAGAAGTATTTGATAATAGAAAAGCTTTTCACGATTGGTTTTCACAACCATTTCAAAAAGAAGGTCCTACACACAATGCTGAGGATGACTGGCTTGAGACTGAGAAGAAGGTGATAGTTATCCATAGACTTCATCAAATTTTAGAGCCATTTATGCTTAGGCGTCGTGTTGAAGATGTGGAAGGATCACTGCCTCCCAAG GTTTCCATTGTCCTGAAATGCAGAATGTCTTCCATTCAGAGTGTCATATATGACTGGATCAAATCCACTGGTACTCTAAGAGTTGACCCAGAAGATGAAAAGCTCAAAGTTCAGAAGAATCCAATTTATCAGCCAAAAGTTTACAAGACCTTAAATAACAGATGCATGGAGCTAAGGAAATCATGCAATCACCCTTCACTCAACTATCCATATTTTAGTGATTTTTCAAAGGATTTTCTTGTGAGATCATGCGGAAAATTGTGGGTTCTGGATAGAGTGTTAATTAAGCTTCATCGAACTGGCCATAGGGTATTGCTATTTAGCACCATGACCAAACTGCTCGACATAGTGGAGGAATATTTGCAATGGAGAAGGCTTGTTTTCAGACGAATCGACGGGACAACTAGTTTGGAAGATCGTGAGAGTGCTATTATGGACTTCAATAGACCTGATACTGATTGTTTTATATTCTTACTCAGCATTCGTGCTGCTGGACGAGGTTTGAATCTTCAATCTGCTGACACTGTCATCATATATGATCCTGATCCAAACCCAAAAAATGAGGAACAGGCTGTTGCTCGGGCACACCGAATTGGGCAGACTAGGGAGGTAAAAGTCATTTATATGGAAGCTGTGGTAGACAAAATACCAAGCCATCAGAAAGAAGATGAGATCAGGAGTGAAGGTGCAGTTGATTCTGATGACGACCTTGCTGGGAAGGATCGTTATGTGGGTTCTATTGAGAGCCTCATTCGGAATAACATCCAACAATATAAGATTGACATGGCTGATGAGGTTATAAATGCTGGTCGTTTTGACCAAAGGACTACACATGAAGAGAGACGCCTGACCTTAGAAACCTTGTTGCATGATGAAGAGAGATACCAAGAAACTGTACATGATGTTCCTTCTCTTCATGAAGTTAATCGGATGATTTCCAGAAGTGATGCGGAAGTAGAGCTCTTTGATCAAATGGACGAGGAACTTGACTGGGCAGAAGATATGACTCGGTATGATCAAGTTCCAAAATGGCTTCGAGCAAGTACTAAAGAAGTAAATACCACAATTTCTAATTTATCCAAGAAGTCATCAAAGAATGTCTTCTATGGAGGAGGTGTGGGTTTAGAATCCAGTGACATCGTTCATGAGACCGAGAGAAAGAGGGGGCGTCCCAAGAGGAAAGTTCCTATTTACACTGAATTGGATGACGAAGAAGAAGAATTTTCTGAAGCTAGTTCGGAGGATAGGAATCGATATTCTGTACAAGGAGTAGGAGAAACTGGGGATTTTGAAGATGATGAATCTACTGGGGCTCCACGACTTAATAACGAGCAGTCAGAAGAAGAAAGCCCTGTTTCTGCTGATGGATACCAATCCCAAAGAGCTTTGGAAAGCATCAGAAACAACCATGTACTTGATGAAGCAGGTTCATCTGGATCTTCTTCACACAGTCAAAGGTTATTAAGGATGGTTTCTCCTTCCGCGTCTTCTCAGAAATTTGGATCACTTTCTGCTTTAGATGACAGGTCCAACTCCCGTTCGAAGAAGTCG GTAGATGAATTAGAAGAAGGGGAAATTGCTGCATCTGGTGATTCTCATATTGACCACCAGCAATCTGGTAGCTGGATTCAAGATCGTGATGAAGGTGAAGATGAACAGGTCTTGCAGCCCAAAATTAAACGAAAACGAAGTATTCGGTATCGTTCAAGGCCTGCAGATAGATTAGGAGAGAAATATATTAAGAAGTCATCCCTTCGCCATGAGAATCGTTCTCAATTGCAATTTCAGGTGGAAGGTAGAAATGCATTCCAGGAAAGGGATGAATGTGCACATAATGTTGGAGAACCTAGCTCATTGAAAACTGACAAAAATGATTTATCCATGAAGAACAGGAGTAGTTTACCCTCCAGGAAAACATCTATAGCTAATTTGCATGGTTCTATGAAATCTGGTGCGGTTAATTATGTATCTACTCCAGATTATACTCGGGAACAACCAAGGGAAAAATGGGACAATAAATTGAAAAGGCCTACTGGTAGTGTCTATAAAATGTCTGAGGTCATCCAGAGAAAG TGCAAGAATGTCATCAGTAAGCTCCAGAGAAGAATAGATAAAGAAGGTCATCAAATAATACCCTTGCTAACTGAACTTTGGAAAAGAATTGAGAAGTCCAATCCTGTGGCTGGGGCAGGGAATAACCTTTTGGACTTTAGAAGGATCGACCTTCGTGTAGACAAATCTGAGTACAGTGGTGTCATGGAGCTTGTATCTGATGTGCAACTTGTGTTGAAGTGTGGTTTGCAGTATTATGGATTCTCTTATGAG